CGGGCTTGGAAATGGAATATTGTCAGTGAGGTTAGAGGATGTGATTGGACTATTACGTGTATGGTTGAAAGGAGGAAGCGGCATCGAAGGGAGGGTGAGCGTGTCGTTCGGTGAGCCCGATAGTGAATTGGGTGACGACAAGTTTGTCGGGTTCAGTGAGGGGAACGTGGAGTTCAGGAAGGATGATACCGATGATGCGTTAAATGCATGGTGTGTGATGTTCCGCAGATGAGCAATGGAATCTGTGAGATTTATTGCTGGTGTTCCGAAGGGACCGTTATCAGTCCGGTGGCCGCTTGGTTGGGTCAGATTGAACGAGGGAGGTTCAAATGGGATGCTATTTGTGCTCGAGTTACTGGACGAGTTATGGGATGGGAGGTGAGGGACTCCTTTAATTCCACTGTCATGCGCGGTTGAGTTCACCGTTCCAGCAATGCAAAGAACCTGAGAGGAGGTCGTATTGAGTCGTCAGAGATAGCGGAGGGAATGTCGATGAGTAGCAAGAGAAATAACTCGCCTCTCCTGGGTATATGTTTGTACAACCCATGTTTATATTCGGATTATTCTTGTAGAGAATATCCAAGGGAATTCCGGCTAGCTTCGCGATAGAGAAACAGATATCTGTTTCCTTGACGATATGCACTTTGGTGCAGTCCTGTCCTTTTAGCCCAAGGCACAACGTCTACATGATTGTGGCAAAATCATGAGTTCGCAATTATACTTTCCTCTTGAAAAACTGGTTTATGCTTACATCGCCAATGACCAAGTTAGTACAACCACTGTTTATCTTCTTGTTTGCATTTGCAAGCTGGTGTCTGTAGGGATTGATGAATTGAGTACTTGCATAGAGAGGAAACATGTACGCACGTTGAAACTCCTTTGAGTGCAGAGATTTTGTCACAGGTATCCCCTTCAATGACTTTGTATGTACGAGTGCAATCCGATGCGGATTCAAGTATTTTTTTGTGCGCTTTGTGAGCGCCTTCCTCAGTGTTAGCGAGGGCGGTGGCTGAGACGAGTGTTGGAAAAAAATTTATGATCAGGACTACGGAGACCTACCGAACAGCGCTGCAAGATAGAGTGACCGGATGATCATATTAAAGGTATCTGGAAAGGAAAAGTAAGCAACCCACTTCTCATTGCCCCGAAGCTTTATGACGAATCTTAGTGGCCTACGTGTTGAACAGTGATAGGTTCACTTGTCCCATACACAAAAGTATGTAGCCCAAAATTCTACCTATAGTGTCTCCCTGTCTTGCTAAATCTCCGTCAATGAGACCTAGAGTGGGTCAATAGCGCGTAGATTTTAACTTCCCAGGCTAAGTGTGCACCAATCTTGAATCCGACTGCGTACCAAGATCCACCGGATGACTCAAATTCCGAATCATTATTCGGTAAGTGTGCGCAGTCTGGAGTATCCTCGATTATAGGTGATATTAGCGTGCTGGCCATTCCTGCTAGAACAACACCCGATAGTTGACGCCGGAACCACTGTCATCTTGTCTCGCTTTCTGTGACGTGGCTAGCCAGTTTGAATACTTGCTTCATTCGGAGACATGCAATATTTCGTGATTGGTTTAGATCGTGGTTGATTTGGTATACCTCTCGGTATAGAAAGGGATCTCAGGAGTAGAAAGTTTGGCCATAGTTTACATTGCTTAAAGTTAAAAAGGCGGCAAGGTCTACGTGATGTATTTTGACAAAATTCGGAGTCTGAATACCACAGTGCCGCAGTCGGGATATCACGTGGAACAGTTATGACGCATTTGGCATTTCGCGGTTCCGGTGAGAGACTCTACTTCCTCAACGCTTTGTGTTGCCTCAAATTTCTTGAAGGTGGAATCGTTGTCGGAAGGAAGGGACCAACTTGAACTACAAAGTAATCTATATTTGGGTGGCTGAATCATAAGCAGTGAGTTGTGGCTCTTTCAAATTTCCCCTGTGTCACTTGTAGTTCGGCTTTTATTCTGGAAGATTCACGGCGCTACGTAGATGCCACCCAGACTGAACAAGAGGCAACAACGAGAGCTAGAGGAGCTTGAAGCATTGAAGTCTGTGAAGCCCTCAGATGTACAAGAATCAAGCGATGAGGATCTTCCTGGTCCTTCTCAGGGACGCAGTGGTGGTGCATTTATGAATGTGAAGGCCCTTATCTTATCTCATTACCGATATATCTCGACTAATGATAGGTGGATACAGCTCCTTGCACCGGAAGATagtgaagaggaagaagaagaaaaaacaacGAAATCGAAAAAGGTACGCGTTGATTGTTCTGCTATAGAATCACTGCCGATGTAATACcagtcaaagaaaaagaagaaaaaggccaTTGCGACATCTACATCTGATGCGACCCCTCCTACCCCtactccgcctcctcctgcaGCAAAAACACCTAGAACAAGTACACCCGTTCCCGCCctcaaaaatgaaaagaaagccCAGAAGAAGGCTCgagcaaaggaaaagaaagctGCGAATGACGAGCTAGATCAGGTGCTCGCCGAGCTCTCGATACAGTCCGTGGTTCTTTACATTCTCTCATCAGTTGAATGACCATCTCTAGGTATCCACCGTCCCAAAAGATATCACAATCTGCAGCTGGAAAACAATCGCTCGCTGATCTTCTCTCGGTTTCACTGCAGCATCTAGATGGAGAGGCCGAAATGAGACGGTTCTTCGGATCCAGGGTAGTACAGGCTAGCAGAGAGGAAGGGCAGTCAGCAGGGCGGAAGAAACCTCCCCCCGTTAAATCCAACCTGACCCGACCTCAGCCCAGTTGGTGGGCGGCGAAAGGCCGTGAGGGTCTTTCCCTCCATGCTTATACGGACGATGAGACTAATGCCAAGCTCATACGACAAAATTGGACACCCATGCAGGAGAAGTGGTGGACTGTGGAGTATAGTAAAAAGTACAAGAGTATGACCAAGGCTTTTATGGATACTGTTCTTTCCGGAGGTGAGTACGTCATTTTTGCAGGTCTTCACTTAATTCAAATCATCACTTTCCATCACTCTGTAGACCCTCAAGGATTTTGGGACCTTCTTGGAACACTGCCGTGGCATGcagatacacttctccaaGTGTCTGAAGTTTATAGACATCGAGACGGTGAGATCGAATGTCATTTTTTATTAACGATGTACTGATGTACATCAAGAGCACGCTCAGGCTGTTGATTTTGTGGATAGAGCGCTATTTACGTATGAGCGCGCTTTCATCGGCGCGTTCACCTTTACGACGGGTCTTAACCGACTCGACTTCGATAGAGTTGAAAACAGACCATTTTACCTTGCCCTACATCGTCAAATTACGTACGAATtctatttctctctttcGCTGATGTTCTGACCTACAACTTTTGTTACTGGAAGCGACCTTCAACGTCGTGGATGCGTGCGTACTGCGTTTGAGTTCTCGCGTCTGATGTACTCCCTCGATCCTTGGAATGATCCTCACGGAGCGTTGTTGCACCTGGACTTCCTCGCGACCAAGGCGGGAATGCACCAGTGGCTTCTTGATATGTTTGACGTTTTCGTCGAGAGGCAAAAGCAGAATGCAGAAACGGAAAACATGCGGGCGAATCCTTCACTATTACCTGGATGGGTATACAATAGAGCGTTGGCTTTGAAAATCGCAGAAGATGCAGCCAAAAATCCTGTAAGGTTATCTTATCAAATGATCTGCGTTGTGCTCACTTGTGCTGTTATATATATAGGACCATACTGAAAGCACACTGGCGCTTAGAGAGGCGGCACGGGATTTTCCGTCCGTCGTCCCACTCCTCGCTGATAAGTTGGATATTTCCCTTCCCGGGGAAATTCGTGGACATCGTGATTTCAAGATCTTGACGGATTCATCGTAAGTACATACGTGCGCTCTTCATACCACCCAGGCCTCATTGTGAATTTTTTTCGCCTAACAAATAGCTCTTTGCCGCCTGCCGAAGGAATTTTACATCTGCTATCTCATCTCTATGTCCAACGCTCTTCGCCAATATGGAAAGATCACGCTGGGTGGTTCGAATCTACCATAGCAGAAGAGTTCACTCATCTCTCCTCTGGAGCACTGCCATCAACCGAAAGACGAAAGGCTTTCCTTGGACAGTACACTAACCGCAATCTCCAATTCGCCGTTTACCGGCACATTATGGTTCTTGAAACGTCGTATCGCCGCTTGTTCTCGTTTATCCCACGACAGGTGCTTGAGGCCAAGTCACTGGCGTGTGACCCACTTCCCCCGCCTACGGCTGTGAGTCAGTACGATGAGGCGTTCTTTGGCGGTGTGGATGATTTGTATTCGCCACGgctgaggacgaggaggcaGCGTCAGCTGGAGGAACGGAGGTTGGCGCAGCTCATGCCGGATGCAGCCTTCCGTCAACAATTACAGGTCAGCATCCTCTCTTCAGAATCTtgtttctcatttttttattcatccATTATGCGTGATCTTAGGGGTTCTTCGATGCCAATCCCCACTTCGCGGAGAGGTTCCCAGGGGGCATTCTCCAGTTCGCACAAATGGTGGGTCAGCTGCCGGCTGACGTCCTTGAAGATATGATGCTCGTTGAAGCTGCCGCTGGAAACGGAAATAATAATGCAATGCCCGGAGGattcgacgaagaggaaggaatgGAAGATGATCGTGCTGGATTTGCGTTTGCTGAAGTCAACTTCAACCCTGCACCACCTGTTCCGGGTAATGTTGCTCATCACATGCCTGCAAATATAGACCAGGAAAGGCATGAAGACTTGAATGAGGAGCAAGGTGAAGAAGCCgcagaggatgaggatgaggatgaagatgaagaagagtaCTCGGTGAGCTCTATTTTTGCGTGTGATGCTTGTTCCTGCGGTTCTGATGGATCGTTTATTTTACCTTTGTGTCTTTCAGCCCATGCCTAGAGTCATACGCAACATCTTGGGAAGATTGTGGGGAAGGAATCAACCCGAGGAGTCATCATCTGAAGACGAGGCACCATTAGATGATACAGGCGTGGATTAGCTTTGTGTTTCAATTTTTGGTTCAATGACAATTGTTTGTTTAATCTAGGCATTTTTGCGGTGTGATTTGTATCCGTGACTCGGGTGAATAGAATTCAAACCGGATGCCCGCTTTTGTTTCTCAAGGTGATCACCTAGCTATCGAACAAGAAATAGACCGCTCCTTTAATTCTTCAACATACGACAATTAATACTCATCAGGTACCGGATTGTCTGCGTTCCGCCCTCAATGGGATGTTTTGTTCAGATTTTTTCTGTAAAAATAACTTTATCCCGTTGACCAATGctaaacataccttttcCATCTGTGCAGAACAACGTAAAGTTTACAAATTTCACAAAATCAGCTTTTTACAAGGCATGTGAATCCGCTGGCGATTGGAAGACTTGGTATTGTCCAGAAATGAACTTCAGGCTTCAATTatacttcaattttgaattcaaaaGGTATATAACCGTGGTCGTCTCGACGTTGACAGTCTTCAATAGCTTTCCGATATACATCATCTGAAGAATCAGCATTATGGCCAGCATCTTTCTTCGCTCAGTTGCTGTTGCGGCTATTTCCTGCGGCAAGTGAAGAATATTTCAAATTTTATAGACTAAGTGATGCTGATTCTGTGCTTATCGACCAGCTGTCACATTCGTCAACGCTGCAGCCTCACCCGTCTGCGCAAGACATTACACTGTTCAACCTGGAGACATCTGTAGCACGATCTCTATCAAACAACATGTTTCTACGTACGTCTATTTCGCCGATGTTGTCTGTATTGTTTTGCTAAACAGCAGGTTGAAACAGGTTCCAGCTGCAGAGCGTCAACGCAGGAGTCATCGACTCCCAATGCCTTAATTTAATTCCTGGAGAAGTACATATTCCTCTGAAAATCTGTTTCAAAAGTTAGTGACACTTTCTCCTGCTTAACCAGTCGCTCTGCCTTGGGCTCGTTGGCCAGGACTGCACGgacctcgtcgtcgtcgcggaCGGTGACAACTGCTTCGATATCGGTCTTAAGCTGGGCATTCCGGTCTCCACTATTCTTGCCAACAACCCCAACGTCAACGCGCAATgcaccaacctcttcataAATGAGGTAAGTGACTGCTTTAGTttcaaaatatcaaataaGTTTACCGAAATCTTGGACTTCCCCACAGTCGCTTTGTGTCGATTCAAACATTATCAAGTATACCACTCCCACATTTTGATGGGATGTCGAAATGATACTGGCGTCTTTGGACGAGACGTTAATTCCCTAGTCCACCATGTAATCAAGTCAAGAGAATTACTCGTGTATGCAATAAATGTGTTCCTATCTTGTTACTGGTTATCTTCCAGATAAGTTTTAAATGATCTGCCTTTTAAACAACGTGATAATCATTACTTTGCTGTGAAAATGAGCTGCCACTACATTTGTAGACCGTGATTCAGACTCACTTGGAGTCATTTTCTTGTTGGGTTACTCTACCAACTAGATTTATAACAAGGCCGACACAGACCGGATCTTTTTCGCGAATAATTTCCTTCCGGGGACATTGGTGACTCTATGCTTTGCCTCTGCGTGCTTGTGGCTGGTGATAATCATTGAATCGACAGCGGTTAATACATAATGCCTTATAGGCACAAACCTGCTTAAATAAATGTAGGTTTTCATAGTTTCTTCTCACAGAGCTGCTGTTTTTAGACTTTACTTGCTCCTACGGCCTTAAAATCGCCGTCAAATGCAGTTATTTCAAATTAAGACACCATgtgtgagttttttttgtatCACCCTTTACTGTAAACGCTAGCTCTATCTCTGTAAAACGAGTCAGTTGTGTATCTTGCTGTCGATCCATCAGAGTTTCCTCGTGGTACTCGGAGCTCTGGTCAAAGATTATCCTTCAAAAACAGTCGTAGAGTCTATGCTGAAAAAAAGACGAGAAAATGTATATAACTTGCTGGTTAAACAGATTCAAAGTTATCAATTTGCTCAAGGACGAGAATCAAACATGTCTAGTGTTTTCCTTCGCTTACTCGCTGTGTCTGCCATTGCCTATGGTATGAAGCAACATTTTTTGTCAGGCAAAATCTATGTTGACGCTGTCTGTCATGCTCTAGGTGCTATTCTCTCGAATGTTCAGGGTTCTATCCCTGACTGTGCTAGGACCTACACTGTCCAGCTGGGCGATTTCTGCGACAAGATTTCGGCTCAGCAAAACGTTTCTACGTACGTCCTGCCGTACAATTTCTGGTGACTAAAAATTTACAATAATATGAATCAGATTCCAACTGGCAAGCGTAAACAATGGAATAATCGATGCCGGATGCGACAATTTGGTCGTTGGAGAGGTATTTATTTCCCCCATGAAATTTGATTAGAATTTTGACAATTTTCACCTCTCTCTGCTATCAGGTACTCTGCCTGGGGCTCATTGGGCATGACTGCACAGACGTTCACGTAGTTGTCGAGGGAGACACGTGTGAATCCATTGCTCTTGAGTCCGGTAGCAGTATATCCGCCATTCTATCCAACAATCCCAATGTTAATTCTGAATGCACTAATATTGGCATTGGCGAGGTAACCGTTGGTTTTTTATCTACAAATAAACCCAAAGCTCAAGGACACATTTTACCCAAGGTTCTCTGTGTTGCGCCTACTGTGATCAACTCTACAAACACAGATTAACTTGATGATATCAAGCGGTCTTTGGACAGGACCTTAATATCAGTCCATCATTTCTGAATATAATGCTAGTAGatggtgttttttcaaagtatTGTGTTAAAAAATATATCCTTGTTTCCGTGAAATCAAGTAAAAGAAGATTTTGCTATAAACCTTGAGAAACTTGGAGCTATCCTAATTCATCCTAATCTCGGCTCCAGATGTTCGGGAGAGTTCTGGCGGAGAACGAAATCGAAGGGTCACGTCACCGTGTATATGTAGCGTCAACCTAGTCAGCAACAGTATGTGACGACATGTCAAGCCGATTgtccttcaagcttcaagttctaATTTCAGGCTAGTGAATGGTATTGGTGCATCCCTAGGGTGCCGTAAAGCCACTCCCTTGACCTCAAGGGAGGGGTTGTCTGGTCGGTAAGTTCCGGTGAACGCCCCTTGGCTTATCCCAAACACCAGTGCACACAATCCCATCGAGCTTTCTTCGGTCTTTTGCTGTCAGAGCTTCCGGCTTTCTGACAAGCGTCATATCACCGGACGCAGGCAATGTAAAGTGTCACCGAATACCGTAGACGTAACGACCTACGGCCCTGACAGGAAAGCACATATAAATTGGTACGATAACAATTACTTTCCCAACATCATGAACCCCCTGAAATCATTAAGATTTCAGGACTTCAGCGACATTCTCCCTCTCACCTTTGCGGGACTTGTCTTGCTCACTCTAATTCTGTTCAAGTCACGAAGAAGTGTGAAGACGACAAAGTTACGAGGTCCAAAGAATCAGAGCTACTTGTTCGGCTTATACCAGTTCTTGAATGAAACTGAAGATGCGGGTCTCGTGTATGAAGCTTGGGCAAGAGAATATGGGCCTACATATACTGTTCCGGGAGGCTTTGGGTCTAGTCGGATCGTTATTTGCGATCCGCGAGCAAACGCGCATTTCTATTCAAAGGAGACATTTGGCTATGTACAGACCAAGTTATCTCGAACATTCATTAAGAATCTGGTAAGTAGCAACCTCGAGTCCTTCGTTTCTGTCTGACCCACGTCGCCTTGCCTAGTTTGGTCGGGGACTGCTTTGGGCCGAGGGAGATAGTCATCGCAGGTATATATCTCTAGCGTTCCAACGCTCATTGTATTGATAACATGGTCCATTGTTAGGCAACGCAAAGCCTTATCTCCAGCATTCAGCAATGCCGCTATCAGGAAACTGACTCCAGTGTTTTATGACGCTGCCTACAAGGTCTGATTGCGCATTCTACAATACCAGGTGGTACTAACCCTGTTAGTAGATGAAAGCAATATGGGATTCCGCATTAGATGCCGGTTCGGGGGAAGCGTTGATAGATGTTCAAGTATGGTGCGCATCATTTTCCTACTGTCTCGAGTAGCCCGTGAAAGATCAATAGGATGAATAACATTGCGTGGGTTGCATTTATTCCGAGCTTTGCTGGTAAATTCCAACTCTGCAACTAGTCTCGATTCAGTCGGTATCGCAGGTTTTGGCCATGATTTCCATGCGCTAGAAGGAAAGAACTCTCCCGTAGTGGACGTTTTCGAATCCTTTTCCGATGAAGACACAAGCTGGCTCTCACGATTTGTGTTCCTGATGGGGCCCGTTCTTCCCGTCCTACAAAACTTACCCACAGCTCAAAACAGGACACTCAAGCGCCTACGAGAAACAATGGGCGACATAGCCGATGAGCTCTTGGTCAGGAATAGGAAAGCGAAAGAAGGGAAATCGGTGTCGGAGGAAAAATCGATTATAGGTCTTCTTAGTAAGTGTCCTATCACTATATTTAGGACCCCTGGTAAAATTGTTCTCAAATTTATCAATGCTTGACTCGCAGTCAAAGCAGAATCGAGCAACTCCTCTTTGGGAATGTCCCAGGAAGAAATTTTAGCCCAGGTGAACATCCTTCTATTTCCAATTTTACGCAGGAGATTCTAATTCACGTTTAAACAAGATGGTATGCTGAATTTACGACTTTTTTGAAACTGATGAAATCTTACATGCATCTTTGTTTCACCAAGAATGTATTATTGCTTGCTGGTACGAACATCGTTTCATCGTATCATGTAGACTTATAGGAAACTTAAATCCAGGATACGAAACAACTTCCAGTATGTATCATTTTATTGTCTATTCTGTCCTCGCAGCTGACAGTGTTAACAGTCAGCCTTACGGTAAACATTCTTAACGTTGTGATCAGCCATTACATATCTAATTCCAGAACAGTGGGCCCTTATTGAGCTGTCCAGGCAACCTCAGAAACAAGAAATGCTAAGGGAGGAACTTTCACAGTACATCAACGAAGATCCTACTTTTGATCAACTGTCGACGGGCCTCCCGTATTTAGACGCAGTCGTCCAGGAGATTTTGCGCCTCCATCCCCCTGTTAGCGAGACAACGCGAATAGTACGTATACACATACATCACTCATCAGCGACACTGCGCCGACGCCCCTGTTAAATCGTTGTTAGGCCGCCGAGGACGACATCATGCCGTTCTCTTCTCCAATTTCGACCTCGACGGGGGATCAAGTATCCTCTCTTGTTATCAAAAAGGGAACTGTCGTTACTTCGCCAATTCGGTACATGAATCGAGCGGAGGCCTTTTGGGGACCCAATGCACGGCAATTCGAGCCCGAGCGATGGCTTTCCGCGGATGGGTGCCTTCAGGCGAAAGACAATCCAGGACAGCGACATATACTCACTTTCTCTGACGGACCACGGACGTGTTTGGGACGCAGCTTTGCATTAACAGAGTTCAAGGTACGTCACTCTTACCTGCTGCCAATCTTATTTGaaactttttctttttaagGCTGTTCTTGCTGTCCTTGTTAGGAACTACACGTTCGAACTTCCTGATGGTCCAGACACGAAAATTATCAGGCACCCATCTATCCTGCCGAGACCTAAAATTTTAGGGGAAGTAGGCGCAAGAGTTCCATTGAAAATAAGACGGGTAGAGTAAGTACAACGTTTCCAAGAAGTCAGGGTCTATCCTATCAGCGCCCAAGTCATCACCGGTACCAGTGTAATTCGATATAACTGAACGAACGCCCTTCTGATCCTCAATCTGACTGTAATAAGCACGATATCTTCGTTGTTAGCATATAAATGTGCATGAATATGATATCGTCTGTCTCACGGACCTTTGATGGGACCGGGGGCGGTAGATCATCAGTCGTGGCTTGATCATGATTTCCAGTCCTAAAGGAAACCTGATATATCTATGTGTCAGTCAAAGTGATTTAGACTGTTCGAAGACTTACTGATATGGGAACACTGTTGCTAAATTGAATCATCGTACTGATGGGTGCTTCTTGATCTCGATGGCGGGCATGTATGGTAGGCCGAGCGTTGAGGCTGAACATCAGAACAGCATTTAATGCTATATTTTGTCAAGGGAATGACCACGTACGATGCCAGAAGGGAGTTGGAGTAGACTAGGTCTTTCTGTGAGCACAAATGAAATTTCTGTAGTCCAAGGCGGCTTACTTTTAGCGAGAAGGATGTACAAGCCAAACCAGATCACTTAGACGTCCAATATTAGGCATCAATATGGAAGCCGCCAGACGAATGATTTACTATCACCCATAGCTTGAAACTGAATTGGAACAGATGAGATTCTGTGTAATTTTTGGAGACCTAAATTCTACTGTACCAAGATTATAACGGCCATGGATGTCAGGCTGGTTGTAGTGGGAACATCAGAAAGGGTAGAACGATTAATAAGAAGTAAAATTTATGTACCTTGTGATGAGACCAGTCTCTGCCAATGTAGTAAAATTCATGGAGTTAATAGTGGTAGCATCAAATAAAAAATAGCCTTTACGGAGCGACCAGCGAACGAGGCGATTGATAACTTCAGTAGTGCTGCGGACCATTTTCTTCAGTGAATATCGGAGGTATATTTTTCACGGGCTTACGAGGTGTGATTCATCGGGGATGAGAGTTTTCGTAGGTGAAAGAGCATGAGTCCAGCTATGAGGACGTCGGCAGCTCCACCACAAGCAAGGGATGCGGTAATCAGCCAGCTGAACGTAAAAACAAACATGAGACCATTCTCGTTCTTCGGGACATCCATGAAGCTTTCCACTGTGAGGACAATACCTCCAATAAACCTCAAAAGAGAAAGTCCAAGGCAGGCTACGCTGGGAAATACCCTCGATGATAACCTGTAAATCCGGTACGAAAAGAAAGACTAAGACATGTCAGTCCCATACCATTCGGGGGCCTTTGACGCATGAGCACTCGCCTGTACCACAACCGTGACTAATGTTTCCAGTGCGACAGTGGTGGAAAGAGGGTAAGAATTGGGCTGCGCAACCTTGAATCTGGTCACTGTATCGTAATAGATAGTTTGTGCTGCAGTAAATGAGTGAGATGATTCCAAAAACCTGTAGAATTTGAATTAATATTGAACGAAACGGTGCATTTGATACTTGACATTCTTACACTAGAGAAACAACCTGGACACATAGAAAATGATGTTAATTAAATCCACGCACTGAGAAAGGATTATAACATGTACCAATGTCTTGAGTTTCCAATTGTCCCCATTCGTGCTGAAA
The sequence above is a segment of the Psilocybe cubensis strain MGC-MH-2018 chromosome 4, whole genome shotgun sequence genome. Coding sequences within it:
- a CDS encoding Transcription factor 25 gives rise to the protein MPPRLNKRQQRELEELEALKSVKPSDVQESSDEDLPGPSQGRSGGAFMNLLAPEDSEEEEEEKTTKSKKSKKKKKKAIATSTSDATPPTPTPPPPAAKTPRTSTPVPALKNEKKAQKKARAKEKKAANDELDQVLAELSIQYPPSQKISQSAAGKQSLADLLSVSLQHLDGEAEMRRFFGSRVVQASREEGQSAGRKKPPPVKSNLTRPQPSWWAAKGREGLSLHAYTDDETNAKLIRQNWTPMQEKWWTVEYSKKYKSMTKAFMDTVLSGDPQGFWDLLGTLPWHADTLLQVSEVYRHRDEHAQAVDFVDRALFTYERAFIGAFTFTTGLNRLDFDRVENRPFYLALHRQITDLQRRGCVRTAFEFSRLMYSLDPWNDPHGALLHLDFLATKAGMHQWLLDMFDVFVERQKQNAETENMRANPSLLPGWVYNRALALKIAEDAAKNPDHTESTLALREAARDFPSVVPLLADKLDISLPGEIRGHRDFKILTDSSSLPPAEGILHLLSHLYVQRSSPIWKDHAGWFESTIAEEFTHLSSGALPSTERRKAFLGQYTNRNLQFAVYRHIMVLETSYRRLFSFIPRQVLEAKSLACDPLPPPTAVSQYDEAFFGGVDDLYSPRLRTRRQRQLEERRLAQLMPDAAFRQQLQGFFDANPHFAERFPGGILQFAQMVGQLPADVLEDMMLVEAAAGNGNNNAMPGGFDEEEGMEDDRAGFAFAEVNFNPAPPVPGNVAHHMPANIDQERHEDLNEEQGEEAAEDEDEDEDEEEYSPMPRVIRNILGRLWGRNQPEESSSEDEAPLDDTGVD
- a CDS encoding Cytochrome P450 monooxygenase 215, which encodes MNPLKSLRFQDFSDILPLTFAGLVLLTLILFKSRRSVKTTKLRGPKNQSYLFGLYQFLNETEDAGLVYEAWAREYGPTYTVPGGFGSSRIVICDPRANAHFYSKETFGYVQTKLSRTFIKNLFGRGLLWAEGDSHRRQRKALSPAFSNAAIRKLTPVFYDAAYKMKAIWDSALDAGSGEALIDVQVCLDSVGIAGFGHDFHALEGKNSPVVDVFESFSDEDTSWLSRFVFLMGPVLPVLQNLPTAQNRTLKRLRETMGDIADELLVRNRKAKEGKSVSEEKSIIGLLIKAESSNSSLGMSQEEILAQNVLLLAGYETTSISLTWALIELSRQPQKQEMLREELSQYINEDPTFDQLSTGLPYLDAVVQEILRLHPPVSETTRIAAEDDIMPFSSPISTSTGDQVSSLVIKKGTVVTSPIRYMNRAEAFWGPNARQFEPERWLSADGCLQAKDNPGQRHILTFSDGPRTCLGRSFALTEFKAVLAVLVRNYTFELPDGPDTKIIRHPSILPRPKILGEVGARVPLKIRRVE